In the genome of Triticum urartu cultivar G1812 chromosome 5, Tu2.1, whole genome shotgun sequence, one region contains:
- the LOC125508602 gene encoding uncharacterized protein LOC125508602 isoform X3, with the protein MQRTRMTRDARWWSWVVMHLCATPSMADRRSKLPLHAVDSSTHCPLLPPMWPSSSVHYWLVGSSFSPTPEDGDVCMYTCVLEIGELVWWCVRAAASSSGLSNSHPRLARWGVAVCLVTARRNVIGRIPLLSCREVTQLRVDLEAPSPRRHSCRTNVLLTAQAFSRSSCLTILKGKME; encoded by the exons ATGCAGAGGACACGCATGACGCGCGATGCAAGATGGTGGTCATGGGTGGTGATGCACCTGTGTGCCACTCCATCCATGGCTGACCGCCGCTCGAAGCTGCCCCTGCATGCCGTCGACTCATCCACCCACTGCCCACTGCTTCCTCCCATGTGGCCTTCTTCCTCTGTCCACTACTGGCTCGTCGGCAGTTCTTTTTCACCTACACCTGAAG ATGGAGATGTGTGTATGTATACATGTGTTCTGGAGATAGGAGAACTTGTCTGGTGGTGTGTGCGTGCTGCTGCATCCTCTTCCGGCCTCTCTAATTCACACCCTCG TTTGGCGAGGTGGGGTGTGGCCGTGTGTCTGGTGACGGCCCGCCGCAACGTCATCGGCCGGATCCCGCTCTTAAGT TGCAGAGAAGTTACCCAGTTGCGGGTTGACCTGGAGGCTCCTTCTCCACGTCGACACAGTTGCAGGACCAACGTGCTACTGACCGCGCAAGCTTTCTCAAGGAGCTCGTGTCTAACGATACTGAAAGGAAAAATGGAGTGA
- the LOC125508602 gene encoding uncharacterized protein LOC125508602 isoform X5, whose translation MQRTRMTRDARWWSWVVMHLCATPSMADRRSKLPLHAVDSSTHCPLLPPMWPSSSVHYWLVGSSFSPTPEDGDVCMYTCVLEIGELVWWCVRAAASSSGLSNSHPRLARWGVAVCLVTARRNVIGRIPLLSPELKHVGKPGVGPTTVVCLPPSPRSYPVAG comes from the exons ATGCAGAGGACACGCATGACGCGCGATGCAAGATGGTGGTCATGGGTGGTGATGCACCTGTGTGCCACTCCATCCATGGCTGACCGCCGCTCGAAGCTGCCCCTGCATGCCGTCGACTCATCCACCCACTGCCCACTGCTTCCTCCCATGTGGCCTTCTTCCTCTGTCCACTACTGGCTCGTCGGCAGTTCTTTTTCACCTACACCTGAAG ATGGAGATGTGTGTATGTATACATGTGTTCTGGAGATAGGAGAACTTGTCTGGTGGTGTGTGCGTGCTGCTGCATCCTCTTCCGGCCTCTCTAATTCACACCCTCG TTTGGCGAGGTGGGGTGTGGCCGTGTGTCTGGTGACGGCCCGCCGCAACGTCATCGGCCGGATCCCGCTCTTAAGT CCCGAACTGAAGCATGTTGGCAAGCCGGGCGTTGGGCCAACCACTGTCGTTTGTCTACCTCCTTCCCCG AGAAGTTACCCAGTTGCGGGTTGA
- the LOC125508602 gene encoding uncharacterized protein LOC125508602 isoform X1, which produces MQRTRMTRDARWWSWVVMHLCATPSMADRRSKLPLHAVDSSTHCPLLPPMWPSSSVHYWLVGSSFSPTPEDGDVCMYTCVLEIGELVWWCVRAAASSSGLSNSHPRLARWGVAVCLVTARRNVIGRIPLLSPELKHVGKPGVGPTTVVCLPPSPCREVTQLRVDLEAPSPRRHSCRTNVLLTAQAFSRSSCLTILKGKME; this is translated from the exons ATGCAGAGGACACGCATGACGCGCGATGCAAGATGGTGGTCATGGGTGGTGATGCACCTGTGTGCCACTCCATCCATGGCTGACCGCCGCTCGAAGCTGCCCCTGCATGCCGTCGACTCATCCACCCACTGCCCACTGCTTCCTCCCATGTGGCCTTCTTCCTCTGTCCACTACTGGCTCGTCGGCAGTTCTTTTTCACCTACACCTGAAG ATGGAGATGTGTGTATGTATACATGTGTTCTGGAGATAGGAGAACTTGTCTGGTGGTGTGTGCGTGCTGCTGCATCCTCTTCCGGCCTCTCTAATTCACACCCTCG TTTGGCGAGGTGGGGTGTGGCCGTGTGTCTGGTGACGGCCCGCCGCAACGTCATCGGCCGGATCCCGCTCTTAAGT CCCGAACTGAAGCATGTTGGCAAGCCGGGCGTTGGGCCAACCACTGTCGTTTGTCTACCTCCTTCCCCG TGCAGAGAAGTTACCCAGTTGCGGGTTGACCTGGAGGCTCCTTCTCCACGTCGACACAGTTGCAGGACCAACGTGCTACTGACCGCGCAAGCTTTCTCAAGGAGCTCGTGTCTAACGATACTGAAAGGAAAAATGGAGTGA
- the LOC125508602 gene encoding uncharacterized protein LOC125508602 isoform X2, whose amino-acid sequence MQRTRMTRDARWWSWVVMHLCATPSMADRRSKLPLHAVDSSTHCPLLPPMWPSSSVHYWLVGSSFSPTPEDGDVCMYTCVLEIGELVWWCVRAAASSSGLSNSHPRSVQFINFIQFGEVGCGRVSGDGPPQRHRPDPALKSRTEACWQAGRWANHCRLSTSFPEKLPSCGLTWRLLLHVDTVAGPTCY is encoded by the exons ATGCAGAGGACACGCATGACGCGCGATGCAAGATGGTGGTCATGGGTGGTGATGCACCTGTGTGCCACTCCATCCATGGCTGACCGCCGCTCGAAGCTGCCCCTGCATGCCGTCGACTCATCCACCCACTGCCCACTGCTTCCTCCCATGTGGCCTTCTTCCTCTGTCCACTACTGGCTCGTCGGCAGTTCTTTTTCACCTACACCTGAAG ATGGAGATGTGTGTATGTATACATGTGTTCTGGAGATAGGAGAACTTGTCTGGTGGTGTGTGCGTGCTGCTGCATCCTCTTCCGGCCTCTCTAATTCACACCCTCG TTCAGTTCAATTTATAAATTTCATTCAGTTTGGCGAGGTGGGGTGTGGCCGTGTGTCTGGTGACGGCCCGCCGCAACGTCATCGGCCGGATCCCGCTCTTAAGT CCCGAACTGAAGCATGTTGGCAAGCCGGGCGTTGGGCCAACCACTGTCGTTTGTCTACCTCCTTCCCCG AGAAGTTACCCAGTTGCGGGTTGACCTGGAGGCTCCTTCTCCACGTCGACACAGTTGCAGGACCAACGTGCTACTGA
- the LOC125508602 gene encoding uncharacterized protein LOC125508602 isoform X4 → MQRTRMTRDARWWSWVVMHLCATPSMADRRSKLPLHAVDSSTHCPLLPPMWPSSSVHYWLVGSSFSPTPEDGDVCMYTCVLEIGELVWWCVRAAASSSGLSNSHPRSVQFINFIQFGEVGCGRVSGDGPPQRHRPDPALKSRTEACWQAGRWANHCRLSTSFPVQRSYPVAG, encoded by the exons ATGCAGAGGACACGCATGACGCGCGATGCAAGATGGTGGTCATGGGTGGTGATGCACCTGTGTGCCACTCCATCCATGGCTGACCGCCGCTCGAAGCTGCCCCTGCATGCCGTCGACTCATCCACCCACTGCCCACTGCTTCCTCCCATGTGGCCTTCTTCCTCTGTCCACTACTGGCTCGTCGGCAGTTCTTTTTCACCTACACCTGAAG ATGGAGATGTGTGTATGTATACATGTGTTCTGGAGATAGGAGAACTTGTCTGGTGGTGTGTGCGTGCTGCTGCATCCTCTTCCGGCCTCTCTAATTCACACCCTCG TTCAGTTCAATTTATAAATTTCATTCAGTTTGGCGAGGTGGGGTGTGGCCGTGTGTCTGGTGACGGCCCGCCGCAACGTCATCGGCCGGATCCCGCTCTTAAGT CCCGAACTGAAGCATGTTGGCAAGCCGGGCGTTGGGCCAACCACTGTCGTTTGTCTACCTCCTTCCCCG TGCAGAGAAGTTACCCAGTTGCGGGTTGA